The genomic DNA TACATGTGCATTGGGAccattttctgtgtgtgtgtgtgggttaCCTGCATTACATGTGATTGGGGGcattctgtgtgtgggggggttatcTGCGTTACCTGTGTATTGGGGGCATTTTCTGTGTGGGGGGCAGTTACCTGCGTTACACGTGCATTGGGGGCATTCTGTCTTTATGGGGGGGATCACCTGCGTTACATGTGCAGTGGGGAcattctgtgtgtgtgggggggttacCTGTGTTACATGTGCATTGGGGGAATTCTGTGTGTCTGTGGGGGTCACCTGCGTTACATGTGCATTGGGggcattctgtgtgtgtgttggggtgtCACCTGCCTTACATGTGCATTGGGGGcattctgtatgtgtgtgtgtggggtcaCCTGTGTTACATGTGCATTGGggcattctgtgtgtgtgtgtgtgtgtgtgtgtggttaccTGCATTACATGTGCATTGTGGgaattctctgtgtgtgtgtggggtcaCCTGCGTTACATTGCATTGGGGGCATTCTGTGTGTGTGGGGTTACCTGTTACATGTGCATTGGGggaattctgtgtgtgtgtgtgtgtgtgtgtgtgtggtcaccTGCATTACATGGACATTAGGggcattctgtgtgtgtgtgtggggggttacCTGTGTTACATGTGCATTGGGAGCAttctgtgtgtgtggggaggggttAATTGCATTACATGTGCATTGGGggcattctgtgtgtgtgttggggtgtCACCTGTCTTACATGTGCATTGGAGGCATTCTGTATGTGTGTGGGGTCACCTGTATTACATGTGCAGTGGGGGAATTCTCTCTGTGTGTGGGTCACCTGTGTTACATGTGCATTGGGGGCATTCTGTGTTGTGTGGAGGGTCACCTGTGTTACATGTGCATTGGGGGCATTTTGTGTGTGGGGGCAGTTACCTGTATTACATGTACATTGGGGGCATTCTGTCTTTGTGAGGGGGGTTACCTGTGTTACATGTGCATTGGGGAaattctgtgtatgtgtgtgtgggggttaCCTGCATTACATGTGCATTGGGGGCattctctatgtgtgtgtgtgggcacCTGCATTACATGTGCATTGGGGACATTCTGTGGGGTGGGGAGTAACCTGTGTTACATGTGCATTGGGGGCATTCTGTGTGTGTGGGAGTTACCTGCATTACATGTGCATTGGGGAaattctgtgtatgtgtgtgtgtatgtgtgtgtgtgtgtatgttaccTACCTTACATGTGCATTGGGACcattctgtgtgtgtgggggggggttacCTGCATTACATGTGCATTGGGGGCATTCTGTATTTGTGTGTGGGGTCACCTGTGTTACATAGGCATTGGGggcattctgtgtgtgtgtgtgtgtgtgtggtcaccTGCATTGCATGTGCATTGGGGgaattctgtgtgtgtggggaggggttACTTGCATTACATGTGCATTGGGggcattctgtgtgtgtgtgggtcaCCTGTGTTACATGTGCATTGGGGGCATTCTGTAGTAAGGAATGGGGACAGCGGTTCGGGCCTGAAGTGTCAGATAAGGGACATCCCCCGCAGCCTGgctagaaccagattaaaatggaattgggaaatatttaagcaaaaaataaaaatactatgaaagacagatttaaaaatgttaaaacctGAATTAGCCAACTGTGAGCAGCCGTCTTCAGGTCCCGATTAGTGGTCCCGTTTCTGAGTTCGGTTCGGGGGAGCCCACGCTCAAGGCTTTCCCCAGTCTGGTGACCTGACTTGTGGGATCGGAACACGCGCGGGCAGGCAGGGTTTGCCctccgcccccggcccggccccggcccggccccggccccggccctctTCGGGCCAGGCTTGCGGGTGGGGCCTGGGCCGGGGCTGCGGCTTGGGCAGGTGCGCGGGGCCGTCCCGCGCGGGGCCGGCCCTCGTGCAGCCGCGGCTGTCCCCAGCGCCGGGGGCCGCGGCGAGGCGCGCCCCGGGCCGGGCCCAGATCTTGCAGCAGCGCAGGGCGGCCCGGCGGGCCCGCGGAGCAGGCGCCCGGGGCTTCTCGCAGGTGCGATGCCGGCCCGGGCTGGAGGAGCGGGCGGGCAGGGCCGCGGCGGGCCGGGCCCCGAGGGGCGGCCCGGGGGGCGCCGGGCGTGGTGAGGGCCGGAGGCGCCAGAGCGGGCGTGCGGGCGGGGCGGCGCGGCGCGGGGCAGCCCCGCGGGGGGCCGCCGCGGGTTCCGAGGCCAACGCTCCGCCTGGGCCCGGCGCTCCGGGCGGCCGCATGCCCAGCGCCCGGGGCCTCGTCTGCCTCCTGGCCGCCCTGGGCGCCTGCGGCGCCGTCGCCTTCCTCGGCTACTGCGTTTACTTCGACCACAAGAGGCGGGGCGACCCCGGCTTCAAGCGGCGGCTGCGGGACAGTGAGTGCGCCCCCTGCCGGACGGGGAGCGGGGGCGGGGGGAgacgggcggggcggggccgggcggggcggggcggggcgggccgggcggggcggggccggccggGGGGGGgtgccgggcggggcggggcggggcggggcggggcgggggggggtgccgggcggggccgggcggggcgggcggggcggggcggggcggggcgggggtgccgggcggggccgggcggggcgggcCCGCCTCCCGCCATCACCCCGCGCTTGTGTCCGCAGGAAGAAGAGCCGAGCAGCAAAAGGCCAAGGACCGGCGGGTGCAGGTGAAGCGCGCGAAGGGCGGGGCCCCCCTGACGGGGCTCTCTCCTCCCAGACGAAGTGTGCCGGCTCGGACCCCTGCTCGCCAGGGCCTGAGTGCGCAGTGAGCGCACTTTGGCTGCTGGCAGAACTGGAGTAAGGGAGAGAGAGGTTAATAGAGAAAGCCCTGGGAAAAACGGCGTTTCTTTTAATTTGAGTCAAGCTCCTTCTATGTCCCACTGGCTACTGAAGGGATTTTTAGCtgtgtgtttgcgtgtgtgtgtgtatgtgtgtctctgtctgtgtgtctgtgcctGTAAGTGTGTCCATCTTACATCCCTGGGGCAGACTGAAGAAGCCTAGGGAccttcttttcagaataatgtttttaagtgtataaaatacatgggatttcaaaggaaatcaattatattgaaacttATCAAGGGGAAAGACTCCAGGTTATGAACCCCCTAATCCTCACTTTAGGTGGGAGATGccataagagaaagaaaaaatcagaatcaTCAATGAAAAGTGTCAATGTGAGTGCCACTAacaagaattcaaattcaaatttaaagcAAGAGGTAGAGGCCAGGTCGTACAGGTGCTTCCTTGTAGGGCAGTGGAGTCTGAATGGAATTTGAAAGGCATGAAGCTACTGTGAGAGGAATGGCAGTTTGCAGATGACTTTGGTTTTAGATATTAAGGATGAAGTCATGACTTATCCAAACCTAATAGTtgttaaaatacaaaatccataAAATTAAAGGAAGAGACTTTAGGTCATcactttactgatgaagaaattgaggcttatagagatgaagtgatttccccaaggtcacataggtaataagcaTAGAGGCAGGAGATGAAACCAGGTTATGTGACTCCAAACCtagcatttttcttcctttttgacaTGCAGGTGGAACTTTCAAATTTGTGAAGTCCTTTGCATATATAATCTCACtagaatacagaaagaaaagagggcCAATAACATGTCCTTGGTCAGCGTACACTCTCTAGGAACAGGGATGTAGACAAGAAGAGGTCAGAGGGGTAGGAGCAAAGCTAGCAATAGAAGCTGAAGAATgagaacatttaaataaaaaaagggatCAGAAGCATGGAATGCTAGAGGGATGATGCCAGAGAAAAAGTTGTTGAATTTGGTATTATTAAGAGGTTGTTCATGAATATATGATCAGTACTGGAATCTAGGCTGAATCTGGATGGCAGATTAGGGGGGGCATGTAATGAGGAAGTAAGTTCATGGCTAAAAAGCTGCAAAAAAGCTTATCTTTTCAGTACAAACAACATAATTCTAGAAAATATATAGAAGGGGGTTTTAGGGCTGATCTCATATAATAGGTGGAGGCAAGTAGAGGCTTTAGGATAATTGGGATGGTTCAAGGAGATAATTATTCTCATTATCATACTtttgttctttttactttttgagAGTCAAGGCAATTCAGATTAAATGAGAGGTGACttgtaggggaaaaaaggaagtgatgggggaaatggaaagaacctaaaatatattttgaccatttcaaaattgattttaagGCTAATAAGAGATGACTATGTATGGCATACTTAGGCATGTTTTCAAGTAAAGTTGTATAAGGTAACCTGTCTTCAGTCTTCCCCTGTTATTCACCATCTCCTCTTAACTGACTGATGGCACTTGACTCAAACCTATCCATTATCCCTTTCTTTGAGATGGCTACCCACTAATGAAGCTAACTGATTTTAGATAGAATTCTTCTAGAGTGGTTTTTAAGATCCCAGAATTTAGAACTCCAAGGGAACTCAGAGATGATATATATtggtcccctcattttacagtagaaGAAAATGAGGTCCACAGTGGTTGTCATTGCAAAGATGACACAGAGAAGTAAGAAGGGTAGGTAGGATTCAAATTTACAATTTATTGATTTCAAGTTTAGTGCTCTTTTCACTACCAAAGTCTGTCTCTCTTAGCTACATTTTAAATTAGTTTCCTGGGGAAAACTTCAACAGCCAAAGCATTATAGATGACttaagaagtcatctagtccagtgcATTCAGAAATGAAGCAATGATACTGGGATGGCAGGTAATGAGATTGATAGCTTTTGGACAGTGGGTTTCCTACTCTACCTATGTATTCCTCAGGCTAAAACCTGAGCACAGCAACCTGACTTGCCCACATATGCTGCTATGATGTCTTGCTCCTGTAGCCAAATTGATTATTTTCCCAAGAGACCATATCATAACAGGTAGCTACTAGTATCTCTGACCTGTCAGTTCCACACTTCAGATTGGAATATCAATCTGAAGCAAAGTCTCCCTGGtctattccctttctcctccctctgtGCCTCGAGAGCATGAATAAAGAACAAATGTGCGTTACCTGTTTTCCTTGTTTTGCATGTTATTAATTTTAATGCAATCTCAGCTACAGTGAATCCTAGTAATTtgccactgcactacctagctgttctCAAACCTAGTAATTGGGACAAAAAGTGGTGAAACTAAAACATACCCAGTTTCAACTAAATTTTTATGTATCACTAACACAATTTGTTTGAAGGTATTTTTAACATTAACATGAAACTATGACATTTAGGTTTAGAAATTGACataaaattggggcagctaggtggctcagtggatagagcaccagtcctgaagtcaggagaacctgagttgaaattcaggcacagacatttactacttacttacagtgtgaccttgggtgagtcaacttaactctattgtcttgcaaaaaaagaaaaaaaaaagaaatcagatccaatctaaataaaaattttttttaaaaagaaattgatataaaattgttttttaaaagaaattaaatcttttttatctGTCATTATATGGATTTGACTTATTACCTTAAAATAGATTGTTACTTATTTTGTAAAACTTTTAGGCTAGAGAGCAtctgaagaatgaaaaattgcAAGAGTTTTTTCTCCAAGAGGTGCAAATGGGAGAACTTTGGTTATCTAGAGGTAAGATTATAATCATTCTTTTGTAAATAAATCCTTTTGAAAGTAggtattcaatatttttttaagcaGTTGAAGGAATACATACTATTGACATTTTACATTTAGATGAATTTACAACATAATTTCTGTCTTAtgacttttctgaaatttaaCTATCATTCTGTTCAACCAGTGAGTGCTGAAAGTTTATAGAGCTAACTTGGAGTTGGTAGAGATGAAGTTAATTAGAATAATATCTCATTTATCTAGATTGTTAAGGGtctaaagagaaaatttatgcaaaaaattttggaaattctTATAGTATATAATTTTGTTGAAAAATGTGTATGCAATACAGAAAAATGTAATTATATTGTGCTTTAATAGGGATTTCCTTCAAAGATGTTTGTCTTTCTATCAAGAGGACTcagattgttttcaaaaaaattttttatctcctctttcttgTATTCacattgtttttattgatgtttccTAGTGGACagatttcttatttctgtttcttcatccccttctattttatttttttatgtgatttttatttatttttttccaattatttatatagttttcaacactcatttttgagttccacatttttcttcctccctccattgCCCTCCTTGACTGACTAATCTGATAGAGATTTATTTTGTTGCTTCTACTCTGTTGTTTTAGGAACCTTTTGTTAGGATCATACCTACAGTAAGATTTAAAATTTGGGTAAGGTGCTTTAGTACTCTAGTCTTGTTGCCAGGGCCTTTGTGAAATATATTTTGGCTGCTTAGaggcctatttttttttagttttttttttttgcaaggcaaatggggttaagtggcttgcccaaggccacacagctaggtaattattatgtgtctgaggttggatttgaaccaaggtactcctgactccagggccggtgctctatccactgcaccgcctagctgccccccccccccattttgtctTGATCctatgtttttaaatttgttctagACAAATGAAGATTCTAGATAAAAATGAGGCATTACTTCCCATGTGCTATCAAGTACAGATataattaatgtaaaaaaaaaaaaacgtactcgagattctgtgtaatcctgtgGAAAGGTCTATATTCTCTACATCTCTTCATATGAAGATTTTAATCTTCAACAACTTGCATAAAAGAATGAACATGGCTTTGATATCAAAAGTTGAAGTTCAtgtatctaaaaaactactgtcTCTAGTTTTGACTTtggttaaatgattttaaa from Macrotis lagotis isolate mMagLag1 chromosome 4, bilby.v1.9.chrom.fasta, whole genome shotgun sequence includes the following:
- the TOMM20L gene encoding TOMM20-like protein 1, which encodes MPSARGLVCLLAALGACGAVAFLGYCVYFDHKRRGDPGFKRRLRDRRRAEQQKAKDRRVQAREHLKNEKLQEFFLQEVQMGELWLSRGEHKMGVEHLSNAILACGQPHKLLQVFKQTLPPVVFDMLMHKLTLVCQQFEAEMNEQQCLEDDPE